TAATTACGAGCGTAAAGGGCCGAAGATCTTTTCAGGTGAATATGCGGCACATGTGAAAACGCCGAAAGGGCAAAAAGAGACAGATACCGCAGAAGGCCGTAATACATGGGAGAGCGCACTGGCGGAAGCCGCATTTATGACAGGCCTGGAAAGGAATGCAGATATCGTACAGATGGCATCCTATGCGCCGTTACTGGCACACGTCGATGCATGGCAATGGCGTCCTGACCTGATCTGGTTCGATAATCTCCGTTCTGTAGGAACACCTAACTATTACGTGCAGCGCTTGTTTTCTAATAACAAAGGTACACATACGATCCCGGTCACGTCGGATGGTCAGCCACTTACCGGACAGGAAGGCATCTATGCCAGTGCTACCATTGATAAAGCGGAACATAGGATTTTGCTGAAAGTAGTGAATGCGACAGATAGGGCGGTGACGTATAAAGTGGCACTGGAAGGTGCGGTTACCGCAAAAGGGGCGGCTAAGCAAACAGTATTGACAGCAAAGAACAAAACAGATTTCAATACATTGGAGGCGCCTTCTGTGGTCGTACCGGAAGAGCAGATCATCACGCCCGGAAAGAACAATGTATCCGTGTCCGTGAAAGCAAATTCATTGAATATAATTCAGGTACCGTATAAATAATTACGTTAGCTGGTCATAACCGGAAGGCGCGCTTTCTATGCAGAAAGCGGGTCTTCCGGTTTGTTATTCTCGTGCAGAGAAATTTTTTAAAAAATTTGCAGAAAGTATTTTTGTTTTCGAAAAAGACGTAATATTGCTGGAATAGAAACGTTGTTTGTTAGCAGTTTCTTTAACGCTTGAAAGTTGATGTGACCAGTTCTACGGTGTTAGTTTCAGGTATAATTTATCTCCCCTTATTTTACTGTTTGTTTTGCGCGAAAACGCGGTTGATAACAATGATCATATACTGATCAGTATGACTTTGTTATTTCATAATTGCTATGCCTTCAGCGAGTTGTAGTAAAAAAGCCGGTATTGTTATAAGTAATGCCTGCATTATTGTTAACTCATTATTTGATTTGCAGTGAAGCGTTATAAGTATGATTTAGTAGAAGTGATGAGAATGAATAAGGTTAGTTATTATTCATTTCATCTTAATATGCCTGACCACGAAGCATACTGGATTTACGATGGATCTTAAACCATCTTCCATCCGGATATAACCACTATGGCACGTTTATCAGCGACCGGCCTACCGGAAACGCAAGTATAACAGGTGTCTTCTTCGGATACGATCCCGCAGAGAAAGCATTGCGACCGGGCCCGGTCGAGGCGTTGCGGTATGAGTAGCATATCTCTGACGGATCAGGGCCTACCCGTCGCCGCTGCAAGCTGCTGTTCCACCAGTTCATTGGCCCGCTGCCTCAATACCGGATCTCCATTGGTCATTACCTTTAATAGCTGGCGGCACTCGTGCAGAAAGGTAGGTACGAAGTCATCCTCCGCCTTTGCAATATCGTTGGCATTATCGATGATGTCAGCGTATTTGATAATCTGGCCTTCCGGGCTGATATTACCCAGACGTGTCGCTTCTTTTTGTTTGCGTGCACGCCTGTTCAATGTTGGAAAGTTCTTTTTTACATAAACATCTGTCAACTCAATGGTGAGTGTCAGCGTCCTGGCAGCGTCTTCAGGAGATAATATGCTATGCAGGAAGACCGACAGCTCTTCCGCTGTTATGGCAGTATCTTCCAGTACGTCATGCAGCAGTGCCGCATAAAGTACCGGAAGGGCTGACGTATATTCCCTGCATAGTTCCATGACCCTGACAGGATGATTGATGTAAGGTTCGTCGGCAAATTTACGCCGCTGGTCGCCATGCGCTTCGCTGGCAAAGTGTTTAATCTGAATAAGTTGGTCCATTAGGATATAAGCATTTTTCTGCAGGCGGCAGCGCATTGTTTGCAGGCCTCCGCACATTCCTGGCAATGCGGATTGCTGTGTTGACTGCATTCGGCCGCGCACGCTTCGCAAATATCGGCACAAATTGAACACATTTGTACAGCGCTGGTACTTCCGAGGCTCATTAACTGGGCAGCAGCGTAACAGGCCGTCGCACATTCCATATCCAGCCGGATACATTTGGCCATCATTGTTACATCCTTTTCCGCTGTACAGGATGATGCGCAGTGATTACAGATGGCGGCACAACGAAGGCACATATCAATACAGTCTTTGTAAAAATGATAACCTGTTTGCATAGTAGATATTTATTGTGGTTAAGAATCTAAAAGCTTCTGTGCTAACTACTTCAAATACCGTACAAATCTTAGCAGGCATGCTCAGCCTATATTGTGAGAGAATTTGCTAATTTGCGCCGATGAAACATATATTTCTTTTCCATTGTTTGATCATAATGGGGCTTTCAGGCCTTGCGCAGCAACGCGCATTGGTGTTTCAGACTGATTTTGGTCTGAAAGACGGGGCGGTTGCTGAAATGAAAGGTGTTGTCTACTCCCTGTCGCCCGATGTTCCTATGTTCGACCTCACACACGAAATACCCCCGTATAATATCTGGGAGGCGGCTTATCGCCTCCAGCAAACCGCTCCTTACTGGCCACCCGGGACTGTATTTGTATCCGTGGTAGATCCGGGAGTGGGGTCAGCACGAAAGTCCGTCGTGTTAAAGACCAGGACAGGACACTACTTCGTGACACCGGATAACGGTACACTCACCCTGGTAGCAAAACAAATGGGGATCGCGGAAGTCCGGGAGATCAATGAGGCCGTGAACCGAAGGAAGAACTCCGGCGCCTCTTACACCTTTCATGGCCGCGACGTCTATGCATATACAGCCGGGAAACTGGCTGCCGGTAAGATCACTTTCGGGCAGGTAGGCCCCAGACTGCCGGATACAGTAGTGACTATTCCATTCCAGCGGCCGGAATATGCCCGTGATACGCTGAGGGGAAATATTCCAGTATTGGATGTTCAATATGGAAATGTATGGACGAATATCGATCAGCAGACCTTTGCCAGGTTACAGGCTGAACCCGGGGATGTGCTGAAAGTGGTGATCAGCAGCGGAGGCGAACAGGTGTACAGTGGCACCATGCCCTTTGTAAATACCTTTGCTGCAGTGCCGGAAGGAAAAGAATTATTGTACCTGAACAGCCTGCTCAATGTGTCATTCGCAGTGAATATGGGAGACTTCTCCTCCCGCCATCATGTGAAAAGCGGACCAGCATGGACAGTAGTGATCTGTCGGCAGTAGCCGGATTTTTGCTTATTTTTACCGCTTATTTTTTCTTAATCTTACAAAATTCAGATGCCACAACCGGATACTACAAATACGATGTTTCATCTGGCGGCAGACTTTATCAATCATACCAACCGCCACATTTTCCTTACCGGTAAAGCCGGAACAGGTAAAACCACCTTTCTCAAATATATAAAGGAACATACTACAAAAAGTACTGTGGTGGTGGCCCCGACAGGAGTCGCTGCAATCAATGCCGGAGGTGTGACGATGCACTCCTTTTTTCAACTGCCCTTCGGACCTTATGTACCTTCCGGTGCACATCTGTTCGGTGTGGATAACGGGGTGACTGATACCCATGCACTGTTCCGCAATATTCGCTTCAATCACGATAAAAAAGCACTCCTTCGTGAAATGGAGCTGCTCATTATAGATGAAGTCAGTATGGTACGGGCGGATACGCTCGATGCTATCGACGCCATTCTCAGGCATTTCCGTGGACAGCCCCTGCTGCCTTTTGGTGGTGTGCAGGTACTCTATATCGGAGACCTATACCAGTTGCCGCCTGTCATGCCGGATGATCAGTGGCAGTTCCTGAAGGACCATTATGAAAGCGTATTCTTCTTTCATGCAAGGGTCATGCGGCAAACGGCCCCGCTGTTCATAGAACTGAATAAGATCTATCGTCAGAATGAAGCTACCTTCATCAATCTGCTGAATGGTGTGCGTAACAGCACCCTGGACTGGGATGACCTGGAAGTACTGAACCAGCGCTACCTGCCGCACTTTACGGGCGATGATGAACAATATATCGTGCTGACCACTCACAACCGCCGCGCGGATGAGATCAATAATGCCCGTCTGGCAGCAATGCCAGGACAAATGTATACGTTCACCGGCGAGATAAAAGGAGACTTTAGCGATAAGGCGCTACCTACGGATATGGACCTTCGTATCAAACTCGGCGCGCAGGTCATGTTTATCAAAAATGATGTGGCAGAGGTCCGCCGTTACTTTAACGGTAAACTTGGTACAGTGACCGATATCCTGCCGGACGACAAAATCGTTGTAAAGCTGGCAGGTGGAGAAGATACACTCGTATTAGAGAAGGAAACCTGGAGAAATATCCGCTATTCCTGGAATAAAATGGAGGAATCAGTGGATGAAGAAGAACTGGGTAGTTTTAAACAATATCCGATCAGACTGGCCTGGGCCATCACTATTCATAAAAGCCAGGGCTTGACATTTGAAAAGGCGATCATTGATGCGGGTAATGCGTTTGCCCCCGGACAGGTATATGTGGCGCTGAGTCGCTGTACCTCTCTTGACGGACTGGTACTACATTCCCGCATACATCCCGGCGCCATCCGGACAGACCAGCAGGTGCAACAGTTTTCAGAGAACTTTCATAAGGAAGAGGAGCTGGAACTGCTGCTGGAAGGTGACAAGCTGGTTTTCTGGGCTGAGCAGTTGCTAAAGTTGTTCAGTGCGGAAAAGATGCTGGGAGAGTTGCAGCTGCATGCTGTCTGGCTGAAGGATAAGAAAATGACCGGGATGGAGAGTGCAGGGAACCTCAGTCGTAACATGCAGCAGAAAGCAGCGCAACTCCATGACGTCGGACTAAAGTTCCGTCAGCAACTGGAGCCTTTGCTGAAAGAGGTCCTGAGCACTGGTAATACTGCTGCGCTGAAGGAACGCATGGGAAAGGCTGTCGCCTATTTTACCAATGAGATCTATGAAGGATTAATTCAACCACTCAGAAGAGAAAGAGAACTGGTAAAAGGTATCGCCAAAGTAAAGAAATACGTGCTGCAGCTGTCTGGTATAGAACATTTCCTGTGGAACAGGTTACAGTTATTCGCTGACGCCAGCTATGGTAATGTGAAGTTTAACGAAGGGCTGCCCGACTATGGAAAGCTGCGCTGGCCTGTAGCGGAAGAGAAAGCCAAAGAAAAGGAGAAGGAAAAAGACAAAGAGAAGGAGAAGCCGGCAAAGAAACCCCGGGAAGCAGGAGATAGCAGAAGAGGAACGCTGGAGTTATACCTTTCAGGAAAAACGCTGGCTGAAATTGCAGAAGAAAGGGGACTGGCAGTCAGCACAGTGGAAAGCCACCTGGCAGATTGTGTGGCACACGATGAGCTAAAGATAGACCGCTTCATAGACGAAAAGAAGATCTCAAAGATATTGGTCCTGG
The DNA window shown above is from Chitinophaga agri and carries:
- a CDS encoding SAM hydrolase/SAM-dependent halogenase family protein, whose product is MKHIFLFHCLIIMGLSGLAQQRALVFQTDFGLKDGAVAEMKGVVYSLSPDVPMFDLTHEIPPYNIWEAAYRLQQTAPYWPPGTVFVSVVDPGVGSARKSVVLKTRTGHYFVTPDNGTLTLVAKQMGIAEVREINEAVNRRKNSGASYTFHGRDVYAYTAGKLAAGKITFGQVGPRLPDTVVTIPFQRPEYARDTLRGNIPVLDVQYGNVWTNIDQQTFARLQAEPGDVLKVVISSGGEQVYSGTMPFVNTFAAVPEGKELLYLNSLLNVSFAVNMGDFSSRHHVKSGPAWTVVICRQ
- a CDS encoding HD domain-containing protein; this translates as MDQLIQIKHFASEAHGDQRRKFADEPYINHPVRVMELCREYTSALPVLYAALLHDVLEDTAITAEELSVFLHSILSPEDAARTLTLTIELTDVYVKKNFPTLNRRARKQKEATRLGNISPEGQIIKYADIIDNANDIAKAEDDFVPTFLHECRQLLKVMTNGDPVLRQRANELVEQQLAAATGRP
- a CDS encoding helix-turn-helix domain-containing protein, with protein sequence MPQPDTTNTMFHLAADFINHTNRHIFLTGKAGTGKTTFLKYIKEHTTKSTVVVAPTGVAAINAGGVTMHSFFQLPFGPYVPSGAHLFGVDNGVTDTHALFRNIRFNHDKKALLREMELLIIDEVSMVRADTLDAIDAILRHFRGQPLLPFGGVQVLYIGDLYQLPPVMPDDQWQFLKDHYESVFFFHARVMRQTAPLFIELNKIYRQNEATFINLLNGVRNSTLDWDDLEVLNQRYLPHFTGDDEQYIVLTTHNRRADEINNARLAAMPGQMYTFTGEIKGDFSDKALPTDMDLRIKLGAQVMFIKNDVAEVRRYFNGKLGTVTDILPDDKIVVKLAGGEDTLVLEKETWRNIRYSWNKMEESVDEEELGSFKQYPIRLAWAITIHKSQGLTFEKAIIDAGNAFAPGQVYVALSRCTSLDGLVLHSRIHPGAIRTDQQVQQFSENFHKEEELELLLEGDKLVFWAEQLLKLFSAEKMLGELQLHAVWLKDKKMTGMESAGNLSRNMQQKAAQLHDVGLKFRQQLEPLLKEVLSTGNTAALKERMGKAVAYFTNEIYEGLIQPLRRERELVKGIAKVKKYVLQLSGIEHFLWNRLQLFADASYGNVKFNEGLPDYGKLRWPVAEEKAKEKEKEKDKEKEKPAKKPREAGDSRRGTLELYLSGKTLAEIAEERGLAVSTVESHLADCVAHDELKIDRFIDEKKISKILVLVKELGVTASAPIKARLGDEVSWGEIRAVQAHYRKVME
- a CDS encoding four-helix bundle copper-binding protein, translating into MQTGYHFYKDCIDMCLRCAAICNHCASSCTAEKDVTMMAKCIRLDMECATACYAAAQLMSLGSTSAVQMCSICADICEACAAECSQHSNPHCQECAEACKQCAAACRKMLIS